Proteins encoded together in one Carya illinoinensis cultivar Pawnee chromosome 3, C.illinoinensisPawnee_v1, whole genome shotgun sequence window:
- the LOC122304399 gene encoding histone acetyltransferase type B catalytic subunit isoform X2, producing the protein MGQKQQATADPNADPKKRRRVGFSNIDAGVEAKECIKIYLVSRKEEVDSAGSFCIDPIDLSSFFDEDGKIYGYQGLKITIWVSCISFHAYADITFQSTADGGKGITDLKAALQRMFAETIIENKDDFLQTFSTETNLIRSIISSGEILKYKALNGHINNSKSHLEAANSDVEVVRMVVGSTAAGHLYSCLIPLVLLLVDGSSPIDVIDPRWELYVLIQKKPDQQGEIQCRLLGFTAVYRFFHYPESSRLRLSQILVLPPYQHKGYGRYLLEVLNDVAVSEDVYDLTVEEPLDHFQHVRTCVDIPRLLVFDPIQHAVSSAVSRMKEGKLSKKIHIPRFMPPPSVIEDVRKSLKINKKQFLKCWEVLMYLALDPVDKYMEDYVSVISKRVKDDIIGKDSGTAGKRLIEVPGDYDQEMSFVMCRSQAGEASSVQMDENETTQEEQLQQLVDERVKEIKLIAQKVSLH; encoded by the exons ATGGGCCAGAAGCAGCAAGCCACCGCCGATCCCAACGCCGACCCCAAGAAACGAAGGCGCGTCGGCTTCTCCAACATCG ATGCTGGAGTTGAGGCTAAGGAGTGCATTAAAATTTACCTGG TTTCAAGAAAAGAGGAGGTGGATTCTGCAGGCAGTTTCTGCATCGACCCTATTGACTTGAGCAGCTTTTTTGATGAAGATGGGAAGATATATGGTTACCAAGGTTTAAAG ATTACCATCTGGGTTAGCTGCATATCATTTCATGCATATGCCGACATTACATTTCAGAGCACAGCTGAT GGAGGAAAAGGTATCACAGATCTGAAAGCTGCTCTTCAG AGAATGTTCGCCGAGACTATTATTGAGAATAAAGATGACTTTCTTCAGACTTTTTCAACAGAGACTAATCTTATTAG ATCTATTATCTCAAGCGGGGAGATATTGAAGTACAAAGCCTTGAATGGGCACATCAACAATTCTAAGAGTCATTTGGAAGCAGCTAACTCAGATGTTGAG GTTGTCCGAATGGTAGTGGGCAGTACAGCTGCTGGGCACCTTTATAGTTGCTTGatacctcttgttcttcttcttgttgACG GTAGCAGCCCTATTGATGTTATTGATCCACGATGGGAGTTGTATGTCTTGATTCAGAAGAAACCTGATCAGCAGGGCGAGATTCAATGCAGATTGCTTGGTTTTACAGCCGTTTATCGTTTTTTCCATTATCCAGAAAGTTCTCGCTTGCGACTTAGTCAG ATATTGGTATTACCTCCTTACCAACATAAAGGCTATGGCCGTTACCTTCTGGAGGTGCTAAATGATGTTGCAGTGTCTGAAGATGTTTACGACTTGACAGTTGAAGAGCCACTAGACCACTTCCAGCACGTGCGAACTTGTGTTGACATCCCACGCTTGCTTGTTTTTGACCCGATCCAGCATGCAGTTAGTTCAGCTGTTTCACGCATGAAGGAAGGGAAACTGTCAAAGAAAATCCACATCCCTCGGTTCATGCCACCTCCAAGTGTCATTGAAGATGTTAGGAAAAGTTTGAAGATTAACAAAAAACAGTTTCTCAAGTGTTGGGAGGTTTTAATGTATCTTGCCCTTGATCCTGTTGACAAGTACATGGAAGATTATGTGAGCGTCATTTCTAAACGTGTGAAGGATGATATTATTGGGAAAGATTCTGGGACTGCTGGAAAGCGACTAATTGAAGTTCCAGGTGATTATGATCAGGAGATGTCGTTTGTAATGTGTAGGTCTCAGGCTGGTGAAGCTAGTAGCGTTCAGATGGATGAAAATGAGACAACTCAAGAAGAGCAGCTCCAGCAATTAGTCGATGAGAGGGTCAAAGAAATCAAGTTAATTGCACAGAAGGTATCTTTGCATTGA
- the LOC122304399 gene encoding histone acetyltransferase type B catalytic subunit isoform X1: protein MGQKQQATADPNADPKKRRRVGFSNIADAGVEAKECIKIYLVSRKEEVDSAGSFCIDPIDLSSFFDEDGKIYGYQGLKITIWVSCISFHAYADITFQSTADGGKGITDLKAALQRMFAETIIENKDDFLQTFSTETNLIRSIISSGEILKYKALNGHINNSKSHLEAANSDVEVVRMVVGSTAAGHLYSCLIPLVLLLVDGSSPIDVIDPRWELYVLIQKKPDQQGEIQCRLLGFTAVYRFFHYPESSRLRLSQILVLPPYQHKGYGRYLLEVLNDVAVSEDVYDLTVEEPLDHFQHVRTCVDIPRLLVFDPIQHAVSSAVSRMKEGKLSKKIHIPRFMPPPSVIEDVRKSLKINKKQFLKCWEVLMYLALDPVDKYMEDYVSVISKRVKDDIIGKDSGTAGKRLIEVPGDYDQEMSFVMCRSQAGEASSVQMDENETTQEEQLQQLVDERVKEIKLIAQKVSLH, encoded by the exons ATGGGCCAGAAGCAGCAAGCCACCGCCGATCCCAACGCCGACCCCAAGAAACGAAGGCGCGTCGGCTTCTCCAACATCG CAGATGCTGGAGTTGAGGCTAAGGAGTGCATTAAAATTTACCTGG TTTCAAGAAAAGAGGAGGTGGATTCTGCAGGCAGTTTCTGCATCGACCCTATTGACTTGAGCAGCTTTTTTGATGAAGATGGGAAGATATATGGTTACCAAGGTTTAAAG ATTACCATCTGGGTTAGCTGCATATCATTTCATGCATATGCCGACATTACATTTCAGAGCACAGCTGAT GGAGGAAAAGGTATCACAGATCTGAAAGCTGCTCTTCAG AGAATGTTCGCCGAGACTATTATTGAGAATAAAGATGACTTTCTTCAGACTTTTTCAACAGAGACTAATCTTATTAG ATCTATTATCTCAAGCGGGGAGATATTGAAGTACAAAGCCTTGAATGGGCACATCAACAATTCTAAGAGTCATTTGGAAGCAGCTAACTCAGATGTTGAG GTTGTCCGAATGGTAGTGGGCAGTACAGCTGCTGGGCACCTTTATAGTTGCTTGatacctcttgttcttcttcttgttgACG GTAGCAGCCCTATTGATGTTATTGATCCACGATGGGAGTTGTATGTCTTGATTCAGAAGAAACCTGATCAGCAGGGCGAGATTCAATGCAGATTGCTTGGTTTTACAGCCGTTTATCGTTTTTTCCATTATCCAGAAAGTTCTCGCTTGCGACTTAGTCAG ATATTGGTATTACCTCCTTACCAACATAAAGGCTATGGCCGTTACCTTCTGGAGGTGCTAAATGATGTTGCAGTGTCTGAAGATGTTTACGACTTGACAGTTGAAGAGCCACTAGACCACTTCCAGCACGTGCGAACTTGTGTTGACATCCCACGCTTGCTTGTTTTTGACCCGATCCAGCATGCAGTTAGTTCAGCTGTTTCACGCATGAAGGAAGGGAAACTGTCAAAGAAAATCCACATCCCTCGGTTCATGCCACCTCCAAGTGTCATTGAAGATGTTAGGAAAAGTTTGAAGATTAACAAAAAACAGTTTCTCAAGTGTTGGGAGGTTTTAATGTATCTTGCCCTTGATCCTGTTGACAAGTACATGGAAGATTATGTGAGCGTCATTTCTAAACGTGTGAAGGATGATATTATTGGGAAAGATTCTGGGACTGCTGGAAAGCGACTAATTGAAGTTCCAGGTGATTATGATCAGGAGATGTCGTTTGTAATGTGTAGGTCTCAGGCTGGTGAAGCTAGTAGCGTTCAGATGGATGAAAATGAGACAACTCAAGAAGAGCAGCTCCAGCAATTAGTCGATGAGAGGGTCAAAGAAATCAAGTTAATTGCACAGAAGGTATCTTTGCATTGA